A section of the Paenibacillus odorifer genome encodes:
- a CDS encoding pyridoxamine 5'-phosphate oxidase family protein, with the protein MGKQFTAILPIHEEFILRQHLFFVGSAPLSEDGHVNLSPKGHDCFRILSPNQVAYLDMTGSGNETSAHLLENGRVTVMFCAFEGTPNILRLYGTGAVILPESAEWEALSPMFTSLPGARQIILIDVHKVQTSCGFSVPFMNYAGERDTLQRWSIQKGEAGLREYRGEKNTKSIDGLPTPLGQKLTRQDLPYS; encoded by the coding sequence ATGGGAAAACAATTTACCGCTATACTACCAATACATGAAGAGTTTATTCTTCGGCAGCACCTTTTTTTCGTAGGGTCGGCGCCGCTTTCAGAAGATGGGCATGTTAACCTTTCGCCGAAGGGGCATGATTGTTTTCGGATTTTGTCTCCTAATCAGGTGGCCTATCTAGACATGACTGGCAGCGGTAATGAGACGAGCGCGCATCTGCTGGAAAACGGAAGAGTGACGGTTATGTTTTGTGCGTTTGAGGGGACGCCTAACATTTTAAGACTGTATGGAACAGGGGCTGTGATTTTGCCTGAATCAGCAGAATGGGAAGCACTGTCCCCTATGTTTACATCTCTGCCTGGAGCCAGACAGATCATTTTGATAGATGTTCATAAAGTGCAGACTTCCTGCGGATTTTCGGTTCCATTCATGAATTATGCGGGTGAGCGAGATACGTTGCAGCGTTGGTCTATCCAAAAGGGCGAGGCAGGTCTGAGAGAATATAGAGGAGAGAAGAACACTAAGAGTATAGACGGGCTACCCACACCTCTTGGACAAAAACTGACTAGACAGGATCTCCCATACTCATGA